Proteins encoded together in one Porites lutea chromosome 2, jaPorLute2.1, whole genome shotgun sequence window:
- the LOC140925660 gene encoding ficolin-1-like, whose protein sequence is MACELSNSDHLQHQEDLKPRKDWIYRGTKNLCASQPCLNNGTCYIGYTEKNYVCACTAGFKGENCEIKVYSNCAEAYEAGLRTSGVYTIDPDNAGAFDVYCDQKTAGGGWTVFQKRLDGSVDFYLGWDDYKRGFGNLNGEFWLRLDKIHRLTKGRSKLRVDLEGFDNQTAYAEYDSFGVGDEQSKYKLESLGQYAGTAGDSLTLHHNMPFSTKDQDNDQNPGESCAISYEGAWWYHNCHHSNLNGRYLNGSHSSDANGVNWYHWKGYHYSAKRAEMKTKPVEA, encoded by the exons ATGGCCTGTGAACTCAGTAATTCAGATCACTTGCAGCACCAAGAAGATCTCAAACCAAGAAAGGACTGGATTTACAGAGGGACAAAG AATCTTTGCGCCAGTCAGCCCTGCCTGAATAACGGAACGTGCTACATAGGGTATACCGAGAAAAACTACGTTTGCGCTTGCACAGCTGGCTTCAAAGGTGAAAACTGCGAAATAAAAG TCTACAGCAATTGTGCTGAGGCCTATGAAGCCGGTTTACGCACCAGTGGTGTCTACACTATCGACCCTGATAATGCTGGAGCCTTTGATGTGTACTGTGACCAAAAAACAGCCGGTGGGGGATGGACTGTGTTCCAAAAGAGACTGGACGGCTCGGTAGATTTCTATCTCGGCTGGGACGACTACAAACGGGGCTTTGGAAATCTGAATGGTGAATTTTGGCTCCGCCTGGACAAGATTCATCGCCTGACAAAAGGACGCAGCAAGCTTCGGGTTGATCTGGAAGGCTTCGACAACCAAACAGCTTACGCTGAATACGACTCCTTCGGTGTGGGTGATGAACAGAGCAAGTACAAGCTGGAAAGTCTTGGGCAATACGCTG GAACTGCTGGTGACTCTCTTACATTGCATCATAATATGCCATTCTCCACCAAAGATCAAGACAATGACCAAAATCCTGGCGAGAGCTGTGCCATTTCATATGAGGGAGCCTGGTGGTACCATAACTGTCACCACTCCAACTTGAATGGTCGCTATCTTAATGGGAGTCACTCCTCTGATGCCAACGGTGTAAACTGGTATCATTGGAAAGGCTATCATTACTCCGCCAAACGGGCTGAAATGAAAACCAAACCAGTAGAAGCCTAA